GTCATAAAGCGCGCAACTGTGGAGCCTTCAAGCACCAGCAGAGGAATGGACAGCATGGATGGCAGGCAGCGGTGCTTGATGACCTAATACCCCCTAGATACGTCTGGCACATGCCGGAATCTGGGGAGCTGCAGAAAGAGCTCAAGAGCTTCTACGGGCAGGCGCCGGCTGTCGTTGAGCTATGCATTCAGGGCGGCGCACAAGTGCCGGAGAAGTACAAAGCCACAATGAGGCTAGATATAGGGATTCCCTCCAGTTTGAAAGAGGCTGAAATGGTCGTCTGAATGAAACTGTGGTGTTTATGTTGTCTATGATTGAGGTCAAGAAAACTGCAAGCTCCATTCTGGCTGACCATAGGTTATTTGTTATCTTACTCCATGTATATAGCAGGAACTTAGCTTAGTCAGATAATCTGGTAAGTTTTGTTTGTTTCAGACGCGAATCAACATTTACCAGATGTTTCTTTATTCTGAGGAATGTCATGGTCAGTACTTACAAGGATGGAGTTGCACATGCCAAAGCTGGTATGTCTCCCATGGTGCTGTGTGCTAAATTAACACTTAAATTCAGAACCAGTGCAGGATCTAGTATTTCTAGTTCAGGGTTTTTGTTTTTTAAAGGATGCCTGGAATCAGGAGATGCAGTAATTTCCTTTCTCGCACAACTGCACAAACTGCGTTATATCTTGTTTAGTGCTCTATCCGTCCCATATTAGTTCTCGCTCAAACGGAACGGATGATCCCGCACTGAAATATGTCTAGGTACATCCATGAACGGATGATCCCGCACTGAAATATGTCTAGGTACATCCATTTTAGCGATAACTAATATGGGAGTACATTCTGGTATCTACCTTCACTTGAATACACATCAAATTGTGTTCCCTGTCCAACTTTTGTTCATGTTACAGTGAAACGCACGATGATCGGACCACGTTCGACAGGAACACGTTACCCCGTCGAATTCTCAAGGTTTCGACTTTCGAAttgtaggcatgatgcaaaaaaagTAAGTCTCCATCGCAGCCGAAGAAACACTGCAATTTAATTACAAGGCCTTGTTCATCCGAAACCGTTTGCATTTGGGAGTTGGGACGGTCCTCACACCCCCACACAGTGCATACAGTTAGCAGCGAACGATTTGTCTGGCCGTCGTCAATGGGGCGGCGGCTCCACCGCTGTCCTGAAGAGCAGTATATAGACCTTATCGACAGAAAAGTACAAGAACCCTCCCCTGGCGTGCGTGACGTATGAACCGAAGCTCGTCCCCACGATGCAGTGCCAAGCCGCGCCGTAAGCCGTGTCGAACTCCTGTCAGCAACGGATAACAATGCACATGAGTGTAGAGATACAAAGCCTGAGGACTTTCGAACAAATAATGGGAGTGTCCGGTTAAATTGTGAATAGCGTCAGAGAAAGCAATGGCGACGTTGGCAGACATTGAGCATACTAGACGTGAGCATTCAGTCCAGTCCCCAGAACAGTGTGATCGGCGCATGTATTCTGGTCAAAGTTGCTTATGCCCTCCTGTGTGGTGACAGTGACTGCCACATGATTACAACTTTGGACTGTTCAATTTATTAATTGCTCTAATCGGTGGTTAGCCACGCGAATGATCGTTTCATTCGGCCTGACCCCATCGCCTGGGTGTGGAGAGCCTGATGCTCCAACTGCCAATGATGACAAGCAAAACAACAAACCCATTTCTGGCCTCGGAAGAAGACAGCTGCGGACGGCCGCCGACTCGATACGCTCCATCAACGTATAGGTAGTACATACTCCCTTTGTAAAAGAATTAGAATGATCGTTTCAAATTTAATATACGCTCCATCTAAAGTAGTGATTTAAACGATCTTCGAAAAGTTTACAGAGGGTTTAACACACGAAATTTGGAGTGGTGTGGTGAACTGGTGACAATAATGCGGGTGATCTGTCAGCGATTTCGGCATGAATGCGCATCAGTTATTATCACTGTATTGCCGCGAGAGTACAGCCGCCGAAATGCATGCATTTACTCCCAGAACCAGAGTTGCTCTAGTACTACGAAAGCTCCTAGCAAGGAAGCAAGCAAAGATGCTGCAGTCGCTGAACAATTACGAGTATTATAATCGGCGACTACTCCTAGAAGACAACGGAGGCGAATACACTCCTACCAGCAATCAAGAAGTGCGAATCCGGTGCCGCGTTTGACGGTGCAATTTGTTGGGAGCAGACAGCAGACAAACGCGGCCGGTTCCTGGCCGAGCCAAGCTGTGCGGTGGCAatctgggagagagagagacggtaatggagttttagtcatggtTGGTTTACCTTCTTGAGGGCGAGCGCGAGGCGCTTGGGCTCGAGGCGGCGCGGGAGGTGCGGCATCCCGGCGAGCTCGTCGCGGGCGCAGCGGAACGCGCGCCGCTgcagcgccggcggcatgtcggcCGCCACCACCCGCACCACCGCCTTCCGctccgcgccgccgtcctcctccttcttagaGCCGCCGCCCTCGGCGCCGGCGTGGCCGTCGTCCTCCGCCAGCCGGGCGACGCCGAGCAGCGACCTGATGACGCCGCCCCGGCGCCCCGCCTCGACACGGGCCTCCTGCTCCCTCATCCTCACGACTCAACAGGATGAGTCGGTGCCGGGAGCGTTGTTTGCCGAGCGGGCGGGGAGGAAGGAGGGAAACGAGCTCGAGCTCCCTGGAGCTGAGCTGAGATGGCGAACGCTGTGGTGTGGCGCTG
This genomic stretch from Hordeum vulgare subsp. vulgare chromosome 6H, MorexV3_pseudomolecules_assembly, whole genome shotgun sequence harbors:
- the LOC123402056 gene encoding dynein light chain 1, cytoplasmic-like — its product is MREQEARVEAGRRGGVIRSLLGVARLAEDDGHAGAEGGGSKKEEDGGAERKAVVRVVAADMPPALQRRAFRCARDELAGMPHLPRRLEPKRLALALKKEFDTAYGAAWHCIVGTSFGSYVTHARGGFLYFSVDKVYILLFRTAVEPPPH